The following coding sequences are from one Pigmentibacter sp. JX0631 window:
- a CDS encoding glycosyltransferase family 2 protein: protein MFISLIIPTYNESKNVPILIQRISETLSDVKKEVIIVDDNSPDKTWEIARELSSEYPWLRVIRRMNDRGLSSAVLAGFEISEGEILAVMDSDLQHDEKALINFIKAFENGAEIVVGSRKVKGGGIEDWSKGRMFISWVATILAKIALPKSISDPMSGFFALKRNVYVIHKNEINPKGFKILLEFLARAKNNKIEEVGYTFKSRIHGESKLSSKVILQYIHALYELSIGQFIPAQFIKYVFVGSTGLIFATISLFICQYFFHLSQSKSLAISIEFSILTNFFLNNYWTFKYNKLVGIKKILRGLITFHAICLGGALINQAIALKLITLDFTVYLANALGYFIAAIWNYIININITWKGKA from the coding sequence ATGTTTATCTCGTTAATCATTCCTACGTACAACGAAAGCAAAAATGTTCCTATTTTGATTCAAAGGATTTCAGAAACATTATCTGATGTGAAAAAGGAAGTGATTATTGTTGATGATAATTCTCCTGATAAAACCTGGGAAATTGCCCGCGAGTTAAGCTCAGAATATCCTTGGCTTCGTGTGATTAGAAGAATGAACGATAGAGGTCTAAGTTCTGCAGTGCTTGCTGGATTTGAAATATCTGAAGGAGAAATTCTTGCAGTTATGGACTCAGATCTTCAACATGATGAAAAAGCATTAATAAATTTTATAAAAGCATTTGAAAATGGTGCAGAGATAGTTGTCGGCTCAAGGAAAGTTAAAGGTGGTGGCATTGAAGATTGGAGCAAAGGTCGCATGTTTATTTCTTGGGTGGCCACAATCTTAGCAAAAATTGCACTACCAAAATCAATTAGCGATCCAATGAGTGGTTTCTTTGCTTTAAAACGCAACGTCTACGTTATCCATAAGAACGAAATTAATCCAAAAGGATTCAAAATACTCCTTGAATTTTTAGCACGGGCTAAAAATAATAAAATTGAAGAAGTTGGATATACTTTTAAAAGCAGAATTCATGGTGAAAGTAAATTATCAAGTAAAGTTATCTTGCAATATATTCATGCTTTATATGAATTAAGTATTGGACAGTTTATCCCCGCTCAATTTATCAAATATGTGTTTGTAGGATCTACTGGACTCATTTTTGCTACTATTAGCTTATTTATATGTCAATATTTCTTTCATCTTTCTCAATCAAAATCTTTAGCTATTTCAATAGAATTTAGTATCTTAACAAATTTCTTTTTGAATAATTATTGGACCTTTAAATATAATAAATTAGTAGGAATTAAAAAAATTCTTAGAGGATTAATTACTTTTCATGCAATTTGTTTAGGTGGGGCATTAATTAATCAAGCTATTGCTTTAAAGTTAATAACTTTGGATTTTACTGTTTATTTAGCAAATGCATTAGGTTATTTTATAGCAGCTATCTGGAATTACATTATTAACATAAATATTACTTGGAAAGGAAAAGCTTAA
- the gatB gene encoding Asp-tRNA(Asn)/Glu-tRNA(Gln) amidotransferase subunit GatB, which yields MTGNSLVHYPKLLEITQKYDLVIGIEVHCQLATKSKMFSSSKNAYGDVPNSNIDPTCLGLPGALPTINQEAVDLAIRMGIALKSEIQNVSVFARKNYFYPDLPKGYQITQYDRPICFGGEVILANGKKIGIERIQIEEDAGKNIHVGDCSLVDFNRSGVGLIEIVSAPDISSPEEASEYLKKLHSFVVNLDISDGDLERGNFRADANVSIKPKGSKILGRRCEIKNVNSFKYIEKAIAYEIERHFDVLESGGEIQMETRGFDSDKNITFGQRSKESAKDYRYFPEPDLPPLVVTKERIEKVIKEMPELPETKAARLIQNYNLPEYDARVITATRINSSYFESLLKLTEGKIEAKQISNYFMTDVMRASKVVAEKKGVSIDDLTEVPVPLEYSVSLLNLQASGTISGRIAKDVFEEMLETNRSPEDIVKAKNLIQISDDTSIAKICEQVLVDNPNVLQDYLSGKEKLFGFFVGQAMKLSGGKLNPGKVNEVLKKLLDSRKTN from the coding sequence ATGACAGGAAATTCATTAGTACATTATCCAAAACTTTTAGAAATTACTCAAAAATATGATCTTGTAATTGGCATAGAAGTTCATTGCCAATTAGCTACAAAAAGTAAAATGTTTAGTTCAAGTAAGAATGCTTACGGAGATGTTCCAAATTCAAATATAGATCCAACTTGTTTAGGTTTACCAGGTGCTCTTCCAACTATAAATCAAGAAGCTGTAGACTTAGCTATAAGAATGGGAATTGCGTTAAAAAGTGAGATCCAAAATGTCAGTGTTTTTGCGCGGAAGAATTATTTCTATCCTGACTTACCTAAAGGTTATCAAATTACACAGTATGATAGACCAATTTGTTTTGGTGGTGAAGTCATCTTAGCTAATGGAAAAAAAATCGGTATTGAACGTATTCAAATTGAAGAAGATGCTGGAAAAAATATCCATGTTGGCGATTGTTCACTAGTTGATTTCAATCGTTCAGGTGTTGGCTTAATTGAAATAGTAAGTGCTCCAGATATATCATCACCAGAAGAAGCTTCTGAATATCTTAAAAAATTGCACAGTTTTGTTGTTAATTTAGATATTTCAGATGGAGATTTAGAGCGGGGTAATTTTCGTGCTGATGCCAATGTCTCCATTAAACCAAAAGGTTCGAAAATATTAGGAAGACGTTGTGAAATTAAAAATGTAAACTCATTTAAATATATTGAAAAAGCAATTGCTTATGAAATAGAAAGACATTTTGATGTTCTTGAAAGTGGTGGCGAAATTCAAATGGAAACCAGAGGTTTTGATAGTGATAAAAACATAACTTTTGGACAACGTTCAAAAGAATCTGCGAAAGATTATCGTTATTTTCCTGAACCTGATCTTCCTCCATTGGTTGTTACTAAAGAAAGAATAGAAAAAGTTATTAAAGAAATGCCTGAATTACCTGAAACTAAAGCTGCGCGTTTAATTCAAAATTATAATTTACCTGAATATGATGCCAGAGTTATTACTGCTACAAGAATTAACAGTAGTTACTTTGAGAGTCTTTTAAAACTTACAGAAGGTAAAATTGAAGCAAAACAAATATCTAATTATTTTATGACTGATGTAATGCGTGCAAGTAAAGTTGTAGCTGAAAAGAAAGGTGTTTCAATTGATGACTTAACTGAAGTTCCGGTTCCTTTAGAATATAGTGTTTCTTTACTTAACTTACAGGCTTCAGGTACTATTAGCGGAAGAATTGCAAAAGACGTTTTTGAAGAAATGTTAGAAACAAATCGTTCTCCAGAAGATATAGTGAAGGCAAAAAATTTAATTCAAATTTCGGATGATACATCTATAGCTAAAATATGTGAACAAGTTTTGGTTGACAACCCAAATGTTCTACAAGATTATTTGTCTGGCAAAGAAAAACTTTTTGGATTTTTTGTCGGTCAAGCTATGAAACTTTCTGGTGGTAAATTAAACCCAGGAAAAGTTAATGAAGTACTTAAAAAGCTTCTAGATAGCAGAAAAACCAATTAG
- the cmk gene encoding (d)CMP kinase → MRIAISGHSGCGNTTATTNVGKALQLKIVNYTFRDLARELSVNFEELHKEASTNLIYDYLTDLTLIRNAISNENIVIGTRLAAWLMDAELRIWLQAPLEARASRINRRQTEQESSYEQVLYKTLKRDEQNRKRYLRLYGLDIEDHSDFDITINTEKLTADQVSSLIVAAAKWAKKSQLERKNLHLARIQEIIAENLQIPLEAVQNPKYKINIVDIYNKLKSVK, encoded by the coding sequence ATGAGAATTGCAATATCAGGACACAGTGGTTGTGGAAATACGACCGCAACAACAAATGTAGGAAAAGCTTTACAATTAAAAATAGTTAATTATACCTTCCGTGATTTAGCGCGAGAGCTTTCCGTAAATTTCGAAGAATTACATAAAGAGGCCTCAACAAATCTCATCTATGATTATTTAACAGATTTAACCTTAATTAGAAACGCTATTTCTAATGAAAATATTGTTATTGGTACCCGTTTAGCTGCTTGGCTGATGGATGCTGAGCTGCGAATCTGGTTACAAGCACCACTTGAAGCAAGAGCTTCGCGCATAAACCGCCGTCAAACTGAACAAGAGTCCAGTTATGAACAAGTTTTATATAAAACTTTAAAAAGAGATGAGCAAAATAGAAAACGTTACTTGCGTCTATACGGTTTAGATATTGAAGACCATAGCGACTTTGATATCACTATTAATACAGAAAAATTAACCGCTGATCAGGTATCAAGTTTGATTGTTGCTGCCGCAAAATGGGCAAAGAAAAGTCAATTAGAACGGAAAAATCTTCACTTAGCCCGTATCCAAGAGATTATAGCTGAAAATTTGCAAATTCCTTTGGAAGCAGTACAAAATCCAAAATATAAAATTAATATTGTAGATATTTATAATAAATTAAAGAGTGTAAAGTAA
- a CDS encoding PhnD/SsuA/transferrin family substrate-binding protein: MHINYLKVKFSLFLFIILTCTSCIKLWLGTPEIGSKSYPIEFYLDNSYYLKENDSIDKFQKCLEEKTGYHLKFNFVPDEKAVLSSLQRGTAHFGLSSALGYVGAAEKSSLKSVLLLTKKGSATNRSIIVGNSKFWKNQLIKSNQLKRSFNLSNDIIIKINNELTIAYSDTESVIGFLLPRMFLFQKDIFPYAAIFVGSYNSVLDALNDNLANIGVISESFLEKKYPNLSQIQVGVQFGDFIIIAMTPNLPSSTIIENQNVPLQTSIAIISGFDQCTHKNPTEFKKIFEADGVLKSNEKLFTVTKELYQFQQENIRILTQQEN; the protein is encoded by the coding sequence ATGCATATAAATTATCTTAAAGTAAAATTCTCATTATTTTTATTCATAATATTAACTTGCACCAGTTGTATTAAATTATGGCTTGGGACACCTGAAATAGGATCTAAATCATATCCAATTGAATTTTATCTGGATAATTCTTATTATTTAAAAGAAAATGATTCAATAGATAAATTTCAAAAATGCCTTGAAGAAAAAACTGGCTATCATTTAAAATTCAACTTTGTTCCTGATGAAAAAGCTGTACTATCTTCTTTACAGCGCGGAACCGCACATTTTGGACTTTCATCAGCTTTAGGTTACGTTGGTGCAGCTGAAAAAAGTTCATTAAAAAGTGTTTTACTTCTTACTAAAAAAGGTTCGGCAACAAATCGTTCTATTATCGTAGGTAATTCTAAATTTTGGAAGAATCAACTCATAAAATCAAACCAATTAAAAAGATCTTTTAATCTATCTAATGATATAATTATTAAAATAAACAATGAATTAACAATCGCTTATTCTGATACTGAAAGTGTTATAGGCTTTTTGCTTCCTAGAATGTTTCTTTTCCAGAAAGACATTTTTCCTTATGCTGCTATTTTTGTTGGAAGTTACAATTCTGTTCTTGATGCATTAAATGATAATTTAGCAAATATAGGAGTTATCTCGGAATCTTTCTTAGAAAAAAAATATCCAAACCTTTCACAAATTCAAGTTGGAGTTCAATTCGGGGATTTTATTATAATTGCCATGACTCCTAATTTACCAAGTAGCACAATTATTGAAAATCAAAATGTTCCTTTACAAACCAGTATTGCTATCATATCTGGGTTTGACCAATGTACTCATAAAAATCCTACTGAATTTAAAAAAATATTCGAAGCGGACGGAGTCTTAAAATCAAATGAAAAATTATTTACTGTGACAAAAGAACTCTATCAATTTCAACAAGAGAATATCAGGATTTTAACTCAACAAGAAAATTAA
- a CDS encoding YaiI/YqxD family protein, which produces MKIWIDADACPVGIREIIFKASERLKVNTILVANQNIKFPKSLYISQVQVAKGFDGADQYIVQELTPDDLVITADIPLADLVVKKGGVAISPRGELFNIQSISEKLSYRNFNQMLREGGLIQGGPPQMQTTDKHKFAAMFDKQLNILIKKTTLKN; this is translated from the coding sequence ATGAAAATATGGATTGATGCCGATGCTTGTCCTGTTGGCATTAGAGAAATCATTTTTAAAGCATCTGAACGATTAAAAGTAAATACAATATTAGTCGCAAATCAAAATATCAAATTTCCTAAATCTTTGTATATTTCTCAAGTTCAAGTGGCAAAAGGCTTTGACGGGGCGGATCAATATATTGTCCAAGAGTTAACTCCTGACGATCTTGTTATAACCGCTGATATTCCTTTAGCAGATTTGGTTGTAAAAAAGGGAGGGGTCGCTATAAGTCCCCGTGGCGAATTGTTTAATATTCAGTCAATTTCTGAAAAACTTTCGTATCGAAATTTTAATCAAATGTTACGTGAGGGAGGGCTTATTCAAGGAGGTCCACCGCAAATGCAAACAACTGATAAACATAAATTTGCCGCAATGTTTGATAAGCAATTAAATATATTAATCAAAAAAACAACTCTTAAAAATTAA
- a CDS encoding transporter substrate-binding domain-containing protein, whose protein sequence is MKNIAQNILIFFIILMQLKVIALEKKLKIIVEETPIRSYLEDVLNEKKTAKKDPNEKPSDAKEEKGGENTPQKKLVGSDIEITTKLFARLNIPIEFEIVHWTQVLPKIISGEADLALGIEKKSKFDKYVIFPRLPTYTKNYSFYALAKQVQENPIMTFEDALAHNYSVGILVGFSYPKIFWDAYPFENKQLNNHLKEGRSLRNNLIGLKEKKFDLILADRERADVLLKKIGAEETITHFKNILFWKEFYLVFSKKMVNDKFPELKSKVERELYKMTESEQMKDINESWVFKGIN, encoded by the coding sequence GTGAAAAATATAGCCCAAAATATTCTTATCTTTTTCATAATACTAATGCAATTAAAAGTAATTGCTTTAGAAAAAAAATTGAAAATTATCGTTGAAGAAACTCCTATTCGAAGCTATTTAGAAGATGTTTTAAATGAAAAAAAAACTGCTAAAAAAGATCCAAATGAAAAACCTTCAGACGCTAAAGAAGAAAAGGGCGGTGAGAATACCCCACAAAAAAAACTTGTTGGATCAGATATAGAAATAACTACCAAGTTATTTGCACGTTTAAATATTCCTATTGAATTTGAGATTGTCCATTGGACACAAGTATTACCAAAAATAATTTCAGGTGAAGCTGATTTAGCTCTAGGAATAGAAAAAAAATCAAAATTTGACAAATATGTCATTTTTCCAAGGCTTCCCACTTATACAAAAAACTATAGCTTTTATGCCTTAGCAAAACAGGTACAAGAAAATCCCATCATGACATTTGAAGATGCACTTGCTCACAACTATAGTGTAGGTATTTTAGTTGGATTTTCTTATCCAAAAATATTTTGGGATGCTTACCCCTTTGAAAATAAGCAATTAAATAACCATTTAAAAGAAGGTAGAAGCTTGAGAAACAACCTTATAGGATTAAAAGAAAAAAAATTTGATCTTATACTTGCAGACAGAGAAAGAGCTGATGTGCTATTAAAAAAAATAGGTGCGGAAGAAACTATTACTCATTTTAAAAATATTCTTTTTTGGAAAGAGTTTTATTTAGTTTTTTCGAAGAAAATGGTGAACGATAAATTCCCAGAATTAAAATCAAAAGTAGAAAGAGAATTATATAAAATGACAGAATCTGAACAAATGAAAGATATTAATGAATCGTGGGTTTTTAAAGGTATAAATTAA
- the gatA gene encoding Asp-tRNA(Asn)/Glu-tRNA(Gln) amidotransferase subunit GatA has translation MYKNKFASKYTTNQFEHSASELVKQFHAKKSSPEEYLVDLFANIDRLNPELNALTSVQKDYAFSQAKKLSEYSDSNSLPLYGVPIVIKENIQKVGFPLECASKILKGYKGQYNATVIENLEKAGAILIGTANMDEFAMGSANEHSAHGSVKNPHDVSRVSGGSSGGSAVACAAGFAPITLGSDTGGSVRQPAGYCGIYGLKPTYGRVSRYGLVAFGSSLDQISPFTRCVEDLNLVMGVMGNEDAKDATSLKGQYVSYPEQFSLRGKKIGVLRSILSEGVDTNVMQEFLNLETELQKKGVEFIDVEIPSLEYTLSVYYLIACAEASSNLSRFDGIRFGHRAKNTDDLFDLYCKTRAEGFGKEVKRRIMLGTFALSAGFYDAFYGKAQAVREMMTKQFNELFKKVDYIYLPTSPNSAFQFGITAFDPVKEYLFDVFTIPANLVGIPGISVPARVQQGELPVGLQFLAPLGKDAELVAFAAELEKENLIGLTKLI, from the coding sequence ATGTATAAAAATAAATTTGCTTCTAAGTATACTACAAATCAATTTGAACATAGTGCTTCTGAATTAGTAAAACAATTTCATGCTAAAAAATCTTCTCCTGAAGAATATTTAGTCGATCTTTTTGCTAATATTGACCGTTTAAATCCAGAATTAAATGCATTAACTAGCGTACAAAAAGATTATGCCTTTTCACAGGCAAAAAAACTTTCAGAATATTCAGATTCAAATTCTCTACCATTATATGGCGTACCTATTGTAATAAAAGAAAATATTCAAAAAGTAGGGTTTCCTTTAGAATGTGCTTCTAAAATATTAAAAGGATATAAAGGTCAGTATAATGCAACTGTAATAGAAAATTTAGAAAAAGCTGGCGCTATTTTAATTGGTACAGCAAATATGGATGAATTTGCTATGGGGTCTGCTAATGAGCATAGTGCGCATGGCTCAGTAAAAAATCCGCATGATGTTTCACGGGTTAGTGGGGGATCTAGCGGTGGTTCTGCTGTGGCTTGTGCAGCAGGATTTGCGCCTATTACATTAGGCTCTGATACTGGAGGCAGTGTCAGGCAGCCAGCAGGATATTGCGGTATTTATGGTTTAAAACCTACCTACGGTAGAGTTTCTCGTTATGGATTAGTAGCATTTGGATCAAGTTTAGATCAAATCTCTCCATTTACTCGTTGCGTCGAAGATCTAAATTTAGTGATGGGAGTTATGGGAAATGAAGATGCTAAAGATGCAACTTCGTTAAAAGGGCAATATGTAAGTTATCCAGAGCAGTTTTCCCTTCGAGGAAAAAAAATTGGTGTTTTAAGAAGTATTCTAAGCGAAGGGGTAGATACAAATGTCATGCAAGAGTTTCTGAATTTAGAAACCGAATTGCAAAAAAAAGGCGTTGAATTTATTGATGTAGAAATCCCGTCATTAGAATATACTTTAAGTGTTTATTATTTGATTGCCTGTGCTGAAGCTTCCTCAAATTTATCTCGTTTTGATGGAATACGCTTTGGACATAGAGCAAAAAATACTGATGATTTATTTGATTTATATTGTAAAACAAGAGCAGAAGGTTTTGGAAAAGAAGTTAAACGTCGTATTATGTTAGGTACTTTTGCTCTGAGTGCTGGATTTTACGATGCATTTTATGGAAAAGCACAAGCTGTTCGTGAAATGATGACAAAACAATTTAATGAATTATTTAAAAAAGTTGATTATATCTACTTACCAACATCTCCTAATAGTGCATTTCAATTTGGAATTACTGCTTTCGACCCTGTGAAAGAATACCTTTTTGATGTGTTTACAATTCCTGCAAATTTAGTTGGAATTCCTGGAATTTCTGTTCCGGCGCGTGTTCAACAAGGAGAGCTACCCGTAGGATTACAATTTCTGGCTCCACTAGGGAAAGATGCAGAGCTTGTTGCCTTTGCTGCAGAATTAGAAAAAGAAAATTTAATTGGTTTAACTAAACTTATATAA
- a CDS encoding transporter substrate-binding domain-containing protein — protein sequence MLKFLFLLCIIFGIQTQLHSAENSIVIHYQNRPPFFIDNSKTKKLDDGIAFKLIDKILKNSQIKFSYENQPLIRTLLNIKENTIPVCFPFAYKSSDREKFALFSKPYYKTLKLVIPVKENDNRFQNISNLEQLISNKNLKPILKIGYNHEHDVAKLLEKYKNYTIYKKENEINSDIVLSSKNQEEMLIQLINNEGDYIILTLDEYNYYKDKNPFIKKNTKFIELNDQKNVIRHFMCSKQVGKNVIDKLNLAIDNLNKH from the coding sequence ATGCTAAAATTTTTATTTTTACTTTGTATTATTTTCGGGATACAAACTCAATTACACTCTGCCGAAAATTCAATAGTCATTCACTACCAAAACAGACCACCTTTTTTTATTGATAATTCTAAGACTAAAAAATTAGATGACGGAATAGCTTTTAAATTAATTGACAAAATTCTTAAAAATTCACAGATAAAATTCTCTTATGAAAACCAACCTTTAATAAGAACTTTGCTTAATATTAAAGAAAATACAATTCCGGTTTGTTTTCCATTTGCCTATAAAAGCTCTGACAGAGAAAAATTTGCGTTATTCAGCAAACCTTATTATAAAACCTTAAAATTAGTTATTCCTGTAAAAGAAAATGATAATAGATTTCAAAACATTTCTAATTTAGAACAATTAATATCAAATAAAAATTTAAAACCTATACTTAAAATTGGTTATAATCATGAACACGATGTAGCAAAACTTCTTGAAAAATATAAAAATTATACTATCTACAAAAAAGAAAACGAAATAAATTCTGATATTGTGTTAAGTTCAAAAAATCAAGAAGAAATGTTAATTCAATTAATAAATAATGAAGGCGATTACATTATCCTAACCTTGGATGAATATAATTACTATAAAGATAAAAATCCGTTTATCAAAAAAAATACAAAATTTATAGAACTAAATGATCAAAAAAATGTGATAAGACACTTTATGTGTTCAAAACAAGTAGGAAAAAATGTTATTGATAAATTAAATCTGGCAATAGATAATTTAAACAAACACTAA
- a CDS encoding Asp-tRNA(Asn)/Glu-tRNA(Gln) amidotransferase subunit GatC → MTTEFSRETVKRIAELARLQVTEEEITTYQAELAKILDAFKALAELPLPEDLAGDARSAIIMAKASQNNDSENISRLRPDVINNSIQTQVFLEQAPEREGVFVRVPAILTPST, encoded by the coding sequence ATGACAACAGAATTTTCGCGTGAAACAGTCAAACGAATAGCAGAGCTAGCAAGATTACAGGTTACTGAAGAAGAAATCACAACCTATCAGGCCGAACTAGCAAAAATACTTGATGCATTTAAAGCTTTAGCAGAGCTCCCATTGCCAGAAGATCTAGCTGGTGATGCGCGTTCCGCAATTATAATGGCCAAAGCTAGTCAAAATAACGACAGTGAAAATATTTCCCGCCTGAGACCTGATGTTATCAATAATTCCATCCAAACACAGGTATTTTTGGAGCAAGCACCAGAAAGAGAAGGCGTATTTGTTCGAGTTCCTGCAATTTTAACTCCTTCTACTTAA
- the ettA gene encoding energy-dependent translational throttle protein EttA encodes MANYIYNMVRLRKNINGKDILKDIYLSFFHGAKIGVIGSNGAGKSTLLKIMAGVDKDFAGEAFPQKGTKIGYLPQEPKLDPNKTVFENVEEAVKDVKDLIRKFDALNEKLGEPLEDDEMNKILEQTAVLQDEIDAKNAWEIDRTIEIAMDALRCPPGDSKVTSLSGGELRRVALCKLLMEKPDLLLLDEPTNHLDAESVQWLERYLKEFPGTLVTITHDRYFLDNVTEWVLELDKGEGIPWQGNYSSWLDQKTKRLSEEEKQESARQKTLKRELEWMSMSPKARQAKSKWRISAYNDLLKEQNEKQEGLREIIFPPAPRLGDNVVEAFNLTKSFDDKLLFENLNFKLPPGGIVGIIGPNGAGKTTLFKMIAGLEKGDQGDLKIGETVKISYVDQNRSTLDGDKTVFQELSQGKEMIQVGNREIPARSYISSFGFRGADQQKAVGKLSGGERNRLNLAKMVMNGGNLLLLDEPTNDLDVDTLRALEDALVSFPGCAVVISHDRYFLDRIATHILAFEGNSSVVWFEGNYQDYMADKKRRLGDDAVNPKRLKFKKLVH; translated from the coding sequence ATGGCAAATTATATCTATAATATGGTTCGACTACGGAAAAATATTAACGGAAAAGATATTTTAAAAGATATTTATTTATCTTTCTTTCATGGCGCTAAAATTGGAGTGATTGGTTCTAACGGAGCAGGAAAATCTACATTACTAAAAATAATGGCTGGTGTAGACAAAGATTTTGCTGGAGAAGCTTTTCCTCAAAAGGGAACAAAAATTGGATATTTACCCCAAGAACCTAAATTAGATCCAAATAAAACGGTTTTCGAAAATGTAGAAGAAGCTGTTAAAGATGTTAAAGATCTTATTCGTAAATTTGATGCCCTTAATGAGAAATTGGGTGAACCTCTAGAAGATGATGAAATGAATAAAATTCTAGAACAAACAGCTGTTCTCCAAGATGAAATTGATGCAAAAAATGCTTGGGAAATAGATAGAACAATAGAAATTGCTATGGATGCTTTAAGATGTCCACCAGGTGATTCTAAAGTAACAAGTTTATCTGGAGGAGAACTCAGAAGGGTAGCTCTTTGTAAATTACTTATGGAAAAACCAGATTTACTTTTACTTGATGAACCGACAAACCATTTAGATGCTGAAAGTGTTCAATGGTTAGAAAGATATTTAAAAGAATTTCCTGGTACACTTGTTACCATTACACATGATAGATATTTTCTAGATAACGTAACTGAATGGGTTTTGGAATTAGATAAAGGTGAAGGGATTCCTTGGCAAGGAAACTACTCTTCATGGCTAGATCAAAAAACAAAAAGATTATCTGAAGAAGAAAAACAAGAATCAGCTCGGCAAAAAACTTTAAAAAGAGAATTAGAGTGGATGAGCATGTCACCAAAAGCAAGGCAAGCCAAAAGCAAATGGCGTATAAGTGCCTATAATGACTTACTCAAAGAACAAAATGAGAAACAAGAAGGATTGAGAGAGATTATCTTTCCACCAGCACCAAGATTAGGTGATAATGTTGTTGAAGCTTTCAATTTAACAAAATCTTTTGATGATAAATTATTGTTTGAAAATTTAAACTTCAAACTTCCACCAGGTGGCATAGTTGGAATTATAGGGCCTAACGGAGCTGGTAAAACCACATTATTTAAAATGATTGCCGGACTAGAAAAAGGGGATCAAGGTGATCTAAAAATTGGGGAAACAGTAAAAATAAGTTACGTTGACCAAAATAGATCTACATTAGATGGCGATAAAACTGTTTTTCAAGAATTGAGTCAAGGTAAAGAAATGATTCAAGTTGGAAACCGTGAAATTCCTGCTCGTTCCTATATTTCTAGTTTTGGTTTCCGCGGTGCAGATCAGCAAAAAGCAGTAGGAAAACTTTCTGGTGGCGAAAGAAATCGTCTAAACTTAGCAAAAATGGTTATGAATGGTGGAAATTTACTGCTTTTAGATGAGCCAACAAATGATCTTGATGTAGATACTTTACGTGCTCTTGAAGATGCTCTGGTTTCTTTTCCTGGTTGCGCTGTTGTTATTAGCCACGATCGTTACTTTTTAGACCGTATTGCAACACATATTTTAGCTTTTGAAGGTAACAGTAGTGTTGTATGGTTTGAAGGAAATTACCAAGATTATATGGCCGACAAAAAACGTAGACTTGGCGATGATGCAGTAAATCCTAAACGCTTAAAGTTTAAAAAACTCGTACATTAA